The following are from one region of the Silurus meridionalis isolate SWU-2019-XX chromosome 25, ASM1480568v1, whole genome shotgun sequence genome:
- the ins gene encoding insulin gives MALLLQAGSLMFLLAFYSSAVADAAAPQHLCGSHLVDALYLVCGPNGFFYNPKRDVDPLLGFLPARSATEGETAEYPYKDYNELMVKRGIVELCCHKPCSLHDLQNYCN, from the exons ATGGCTCTTTTACTGCAGGCTGGTTCTCTAATGTTCCTGCTGGCGTTCTACAGTTCCGCGGTAGCTGATGCAGCAGCACCTCAACACCTGTGTGGCTCTCACCTGGTCGACGCCCTGTACCTGGTCTGTGGCCCCAACGGCTTCTTCTATAACCCTAAAAGAGACGTGGATCCTCTGCTGG GGTTCCTCCCGGCTAGATCCGCCACCGAGGGCGAGACGGCCGAATACCCATATAAAGACTACAACGAGCTGATGGTGAAAAGAGGCATCGTGGAGCTGTGCTGCCACAAACCCTGCAGCTTACATGACCTGCAAAACTACTGCAATTAA